One Anopheles marshallii chromosome 3, idAnoMarsDA_429_01, whole genome shotgun sequence genomic region harbors:
- the LOC128711981 gene encoding zinc finger protein Noc — MVILEGTAMLQVGNNQYLQPDYLSPLPTTLDAKKSPLALLAQTCSQIGADPGNITVKSLVSPSEKNKKSSSSNGSSSSSTSSTSSSGSNSSASSQVDPTSHSSASRSPSVRTDKSDASPEIKLAFKPYEMNVLTTKVNLSKASSVEDRPSSKMSSGSDVLNNNSVSQINNNNNHGEHGGRKDGRALSPRGSADSPMSGRGGGSASVKSNESSGGEHGGNKCSTPEANRRASSAGTPSDREKVSGGGLGGGSGPSSSPSAGMMHPGALPPSAAYKANPYGMSAAGLPSPSGIDHTNPAFRPPFAGAFSHHHAAMLAAAGYSGAAAAAAAASAAGANPYLSYTRVKTPSGGETLVPICKDPYCTGCQFSAHNHQMMMGSQCPAGCTQCDHQKYMAMALSSMPPAGYPGYPPPSSAAAAAAAAAAAAAAVNSSGTQPPGSAGAASRPYMCNWVVGDSYCGKRFNTTDELLSHLRTHTANLSDPAALALQQQLMPLSGIFPPTSLHHHHRGYPNPPLSPLSAARYHPYVKPGAIPTALPGSPYSAAAAAAAAAFNPAAAFGQYYSPYAAALYGQRMGAAVHQ, encoded by the exons ATGGTAATACTAGAAGGCACCGCAATGTTACAAGTTGGAAATAATCAATATCTTCAGCCGGACTACCTCTCTCCGCTTCCGACAACG TTGGATGCGAAGAAAAGTCCCCTGGCATTGTTGGCGCAAACGTGCAGCCAGATCGGTGCGGACCCAGGAAACATTACGGTCAAGTCGCTTGTTTCACCGtcggaaaagaacaaaaaatcatcgtCCTCCAACGGCTCCAGCAGCTCCAGCACAAGCAGCACTTCATCGTCCGGCAGCAACTCGTCGGCATCGTCTCAGGTCGATCCGACGTCCCACTCGTCCGCGTCTCGATCGCCGTCGGTAAGGACGGACAAATCGGACGCATCGCCGGAGATAAAGCTCGCCTTCAAACCGTACGAAATGAATGTGCTAACGACGAAAGTGAACCTTAGCAAAGCGTCCTCGGTGGAGGATCGTCCATCGTCCAAGATGAGCAGTGGTAGTGACGTGTTGAACAACAATAGTGTGAGCcaaatcaataataataataatcacgGTGAACATGGTGGTCGCAAGGATGGCCGGGCCCTTTCGCCCCGTGGCAGTGCCGATTCGCCAATGTCTGGCCGCGGTGGTGGCAGTGCTAGTGTGAAGAGTAACGAGAGTAGTGGTGGTGAGCATGGTGGCAATAAGTGCAGCACACCGGAAGCCAACCGTAGGGCCTCATCCGCCGGTACGCCCAGTGATCGTGAGAAAGTGAGTGGTGGCGGTTTGGGAGGTGGTTCCGGCCCCTCCAGCAGTCCATCGGCCGGCATGATGCATCCGGGAGCGTTGCCTCCGTCGGCCGCATACAAAGCGAACCCGTACGGTATGAGTGCGGCCGGACTGCCCAGCCCGTCGGGGATCGACCACACGAACCCTGCCTTCCGGCCACCGTTTGCCGGTGCATTTAGTCATCATCATGCGGCCATGCTGGCAGCCGCCGGATACTCAGGCGCAGCGGCAGCGGCCGCCGCAGCCAGTGCCGCCGGTGCCAATCCGTACCTCAGCTACACGCGCGTCAAGACACCGTCCGGCGGTGAAACGTTGGTGCCGATCTGCAAGGATCCGTACTGTACTGGATGCCAGTTTTCGGCCCACAATCACCAGATGATGATGGGCAGCCAGTGTCCGGCGGGCTGTACCCAGTGTGACCACCAGAAGTATATGGCCATGGCACTCAGCTCAATGCCGCCAGCCGGCTATCCCGGCTATCCGCCACCCTCGTCGGccgcagcagccgccgctgcAGCTGCGGCAGCGGCCGCCGCAGTTAATTCTAGTGGAACGCAACCCCCAGGCAGTGCCGGTGCCGCTAGCCGGCCGTACATGTGCAACTGGGTAGTCGGTGACTCGTACTGCGGCAAACGGTTCAACACGACTGACGAGCTGCTGTCCCATctgcgcacacacaccgccAACCTGTCCGATCCGGCCGCGCTGGCACTGCAGCAACAGCTGATGCCGCTGAGTGGCATCTTCCCGCCTACATCGCTGCATCACCACCATCGAGGCTACCCGAATCCACCGCTCAGCCCACTGTCGGCCGCCCGGTACCATCCGTACGTGAAGCCCGGTGCAATCCCGACGGCCTTGCCCGGTTCACCATACAGTGCAGCGGCTGCAGCGGCGGCGGCCGCGTTCAACCCGGCTGCTGCCTTCGGCCAGTACTACTCGCCGTACGCGGCCGCCCTCTACGGACAGCGCATGGGTGCGGCAGTACATCAGTAG